One Algoriphagus sp. Y33 genomic window, GTTAGTAGTGATATCCGGTACTGCTCCTATTGGCAGATTGCTTAATGCAAAAACCCCAAAACCTATCCACGCTGCTATAAAAATGAAAATGATCAGTTTATGCCCAATACTCCATTGTATAATTCTATCTAACATGTGAGAGATTGTAGTTGAATATTAATTTCTGTAATGAAGCCAATTGGGGCACTTTGACAGGAAATAGCAGGAAGACAGGCGGCCGAAGACCGAAGTGGTCTTCATAGACAGCTTTAGACATCCCCTATCTTAGTTTCACCTCAATAGCAGTCAAAACAGTTATCCGTTTGAATGAAATGCAAAAATGGACCAATGGCTTCTCAACCCCTGAAAAATCTCCTTAAGATTGTCTTAAATCTCAGTGTTAAAAATCAATCGAAATGTACTGCCCTTCCCCTTTTCGCTTTCTACCTCCACCCGGATACCGGATTCCGTCGCCAGCTTCTTCACGATAGCAAGTCCAAGCCCAGTACCTTGAACAGGATTTCCCACATCATTTGCCTCTCTATAAAAAGAATCAAAAATCTTGTCCAATGACTCCTTGGCTATCCCCTTTCCCTCATCCCTGATCAAGAGGTAAGGTGCCCCTTCATGACTCCCTACCTGAAACCGGACTATCGTAGTAGGAGAAGAATATTTGATGGCATTTTGGGTGAGGTTAGTCAAGATCATCTGCAGGGACTTCTCATTGACCAGTGTAAAAAGCGGAGTGGAAAGATTGGTTTCCACCGTGATTTCCCTGCCCGAATCCAACTCTGCCTGTTGCACAAAATCCTGCACAAAAGAAATCAACTCCACTTCTTCCCTGCTCATTTTCCCTTTGCCAACTCTGGCGAGGGAAAGTAACTGATCAATCATCTCTGACATACGGTCTATACTTCCCAAAGCCATTCTGATCTTATCCACATATTCCCCGGGTGTTCTCGGTTTGCGGATCAACACTTCCAGTGTACCTCGTAAAATGGCCAGAGGAGTCCTCAACTCATGAGAGGCATCAGAAGTGAATTGCTTCTCCCGGGTCAGGGCTTGTTCCAACCGGGCTAGCAGCTCATTAATTGAACGGGTGAGCTGGGCTATTTCATCATTTGGATCGGCTACAGGGATCCGCTCATTGAGATTGCTCTGGGAGATCAGATTAGTTTTCTGAATGATCTTCTGAATAGGCTGAATACTTTGGCCCGCCAAATATCTCATGGCCAAGAATAGGGAAATAAGAATGCCCGGATAGAGAATCATCAATATATTCCTCAGATTGGTCAGCAGTTCTCGGGCATCTTCAAATGACTTCGCCACCAGCATATATCCTTCTTGCTTTCCAGCATGATTCAATGGAATCTGCATTTGGCGCACTTCTCTGTCGCCGGTCTTCAGTGTCCACGCCTCGTTGTTTTCTCCCCGTCCGGGATAAAAACTCAAGTGATGCTCTCCGAGATTTGGGGACCTATCCATGGAATTCCCCTGCATATCCACTATTTCTATAAAGATAGGATTGAGCTGAATCTGGCTATGCTCCTGCTCCAGCCATTCGTCCTTATGTACAAATCTTATCTCCCCATGTACCAAAAAAATCTGGCCGACATGCTTATCAGTTTCCAGTTTAAGCTCCCTGTCTATGCTCTGAACGACAGTATAGTTCACCACTAAATAAATAATGGCAAACACAACCAATACAATCAATGCCGTGACCAGCGTCAGTCTCCGTGCTATCCGTTCTTTGTAGGAAATATTCATAAATCCTTGGCTACATAACCTATTCCCCGTACCGTCTGTATGTAATCTTCATTGGTATTGAAGTTTAGCTTTTTCCTCAGTGAATTCATAAAAACATCAATCACACCCGTATTGTAATCAAAGTGAATATCCCACACTTTCTCGATAATCTGGGTCCGTCTACATACTTGATTTTTGTTTTTCATCAGGTATTCCAGCAGTGCAAACTCTTTTTGGGTAAGCTGTACTTCTTCTTCACCCCTGAGCACCAGATGCCTGCCGGTGTAGAGAGTAATAGGCCCAAGAGTATATTTCTCTTCCGAAATATCCCTGGCCCGCAACTGCACCCGGATCCGCTCCAATAATTCTTCAAAGTGAAAAGGCTTTTTGATGTAATCATTTGCGCCGGACTGTAATCCTGTGATTGTTTCTTCCACGGTATCTTTTGCAGTAAGAAAAATGACCGGAGTATTCGGAAATTGCTTTCGGAAATCTATGCATAGCTCCAATCCACTTATGACCGGAAGCATCCAGTCCAATAGCAAAAGATCATACACGCCACTAAGCGACATCTGAAGACCTGTTTGACCATTTTCAGCGATATCCACATGATAGGATTCCTCTTCCAATCCTTGCTTTAAAAATCCGGAAATCCCCGGCTCATCTTCTACAACTAGAATTCGCATGATTGCTCTTTTTTAACCACAGAGAGCTCAAAGGTCACGCAAAGGTCCCTGTTATGTTGCCTAACTGTAAAGAAAAGTCGTACATTTTTTCTCATTGCCCTAAAGGTCTCAGTTGTAATTGATTTTTGCTGCCCAAAAGTTAACAATTCAACCCAAGCCCCGTAATCCTACAGCTTAAGATTCTCTTAAAGTTTTGAATGAATCTTAAAGTGAGCTTACAGAAAACAGAAAAACACTCAACGAACTCAGTATGTGAGAAAAAAAAACACATACTCACATCCAGCTTCTGGAGAAGCAGTACTACAGAAGAGACAATGCCATTGTTTGGGAGCACTTACCAAAATGAAGAACCAAAATCTGAAGGCTTGGACCAAATTATATTCTGCGCTACCTGTGCAGACCACCGTGACCACCGTGATGAAAAAAAAAGACCTTCCGAAATCAGAAGGTCTCTTAAATGCTTTATGCCATTTCTGCCACCTGACGAGCAATAGGCTTTTTCTTAGCCGGTTTTTTCTTCCGCTTATTCCACCAGATCAAGGTTCCCGTAATCGGCAATGAAGTGGCAATCAAACAGGCCACAAACCAAAGAAATTTGGAGAACTGACCAAAAATATCCCCTACATGCAAAGACTTTACCGACCTACCGATCTGCTGGCGAAAAGGTAAATCCGAAAATAAATTAGCCTCAGTCACAGATAGGTCCGTTGAAGACAAGGTCAGCTGATCAGCACCGGCTCTGGCAAAAAAACCTGTTCTATACTTACTTACACTTACCGGATCAGACGCTTTGGAAGGAATTGAAACTCTGATATTCCCCTCGTAAGGAAGCTCCGCATTGGTTTTTGCAAAAACATCCTCAAGGGAAAGCATTGGAACTGAAGCTTCTGTATCAGCTATTTCGGGCTTTGCTCCTCCTCTTCTAGGTCCCTCTGCATTTCCGCCTCTGGGCCCCGGGCTCTCCTGATAGGTATCCCAAGTCTTTTGCCATCCTTCTCTATACCAAGAGTAGGACCAGAATGGCCCTGTCGCTCCCATTATAAAAAGAAATATCAAAGAGTAAAAAGCCAATGTATTATGGAGGTCATGATTCACCCGCTTCCAGTTAGCTGACCATTTCACTTTCAATCCTTGTTTCCAGCTTTTTACTTTATTGGGCACCCAAATCACAATCCCCGTAATCACCCCCAAAAGAAACAGAAGCGTAGCCACTCCGTTGATAAATCTTCCCAGGTCACGGTTGCCCATACTTTCCAATATTGGTTCTTCGATCTGGTCCAGAAGCAACCACCTGTGAAGGCTAAACATATACCCCATAAATTCAGCTGTCTGCGTACGATCAGATGTATTGCCTAAAATTTCTGCCGAATATGGATTTACATAATAGGTGGTGCCCCTTCCCTCTTCCCCTTCTTTTTTCAACGTAAACTGAACACTACGATCAGACTCTTCATTCCACATCAGACCTACCACCTTCGACTCGGCACTTTGCTCCAGTGAACTCCTCAGTTCGTCGGCCGTCATACGAGGTCCAGTTTCCTCCACGAAATAAAGTTCCGAATCCATAAACTCTCTGATCTCCGTATTGTACACATAGACAGTTCCGCTGAGACAGACAGCAATAACCACCAGACCGGAAATCAAGCCAGCATATAAATGAATTTGGTCAAAAATATTTC contains:
- a CDS encoding HAMP domain-containing sensor histidine kinase; the protein is MNISYKERIARRLTLVTALIVLVVFAIIYLVVNYTVVQSIDRELKLETDKHVGQIFLVHGEIRFVHKDEWLEQEHSQIQLNPIFIEIVDMQGNSMDRSPNLGEHHLSFYPGRGENNEAWTLKTGDREVRQMQIPLNHAGKQEGYMLVAKSFEDARELLTNLRNILMILYPGILISLFLAMRYLAGQSIQPIQKIIQKTNLISQSNLNERIPVADPNDEIAQLTRSINELLARLEQALTREKQFTSDASHELRTPLAILRGTLEVLIRKPRTPGEYVDKIRMALGSIDRMSEMIDQLLSLARVGKGKMSREEVELISFVQDFVQQAELDSGREITVETNLSTPLFTLVNEKSLQMILTNLTQNAIKYSSPTTIVRFQVGSHEGAPYLLIRDEGKGIAKESLDKIFDSFYREANDVGNPVQGTGLGLAIVKKLATESGIRVEVESEKGKGSTFRLIFNTEI
- a CDS encoding PepSY domain-containing protein codes for the protein MQPKKSTAWKSIRNIFDQIHLYAGLISGLVVIAVCLSGTVYVYNTEIREFMDSELYFVEETGPRMTADELRSSLEQSAESKVVGLMWNEESDRSVQFTLKKEGEEGRGTTYYVNPYSAEILGNTSDRTQTAEFMGYMFSLHRWLLLDQIEEPILESMGNRDLGRFINGVATLLFLLGVITGIVIWVPNKVKSWKQGLKVKWSANWKRVNHDLHNTLAFYSLIFLFIMGATGPFWSYSWYREGWQKTWDTYQESPGPRGGNAEGPRRGGAKPEIADTEASVPMLSLEDVFAKTNAELPYEGNIRVSIPSKASDPVSVSKYRTGFFARAGADQLTLSSTDLSVTEANLFSDLPFRQQIGRSVKSLHVGDIFGQFSKFLWFVACLIATSLPITGTLIWWNKRKKKPAKKKPIARQVAEMA
- a CDS encoding response regulator transcription factor, translated to MRILVVEDEPGISGFLKQGLEEESYHVDIAENGQTGLQMSLSGVYDLLLLDWMLPVISGLELCIDFRKQFPNTPVIFLTAKDTVEETITGLQSGANDYIKKPFHFEELLERIRVQLRARDISEEKYTLGPITLYTGRHLVLRGEEEVQLTQKEFALLEYLMKNKNQVCRRTQIIEKVWDIHFDYNTGVIDVFMNSLRKKLNFNTNEDYIQTVRGIGYVAKDL